A window from Saccharomyces cerevisiae S288C chromosome XIII, complete sequence encodes these proteins:
- the ECM16 gene encoding ATP-dependent RNA helicase ECM16 (Essential DEAH-box ATP-dependent RNA helicase specific to U3 snoRNP; functions with methyltransferase Bud23p; required for 18S rRNA synthesis; unwinding activity is activated by Utp14p, and Utp14p acts with Bud23p to recruit the helicase to the assembling preribosome; subject to autoinhibition; predominantly nucleolar in distribution) gives MGTYRKRFNEKARSGHMAKLKELKRIRNKQFTRQDENDERVENPDSAPAESSTTEPNANAEILEPLTEEEKKMKKRKLQELFTPKESKVSRLKKKRLDKFIEHQLKREERKTIIGKLQDYKIDTSLLTSSKRLGEGRQTKKEEFKEALSLERQGRGNEQTNEILYEEYEPKVWDEYGEGGSSEDDDGEDDFEASFGSMPKPTDNEEKKSSGFIDHRPAKFGGSGLSFGFSNIKVINKESKTPKKKYNWRQRVEMEELKKHGKEDEMDFDTTSEDDDEEEDQEEEDKMHPSENPLEEVESADSETGSEKFDQNDVANEFKDWANQEIKKLEGRDQELVTPTLNIDYKPIIRKEDLDDGLQEAYVPINENSTRKAFYVEVSRSDEIQKARIQLPVFGEEHKIMEAIHHNDVVIICGETGSGKTTQVPQFLYEAGFGAEDSPDYPGMVGITQPRRVAAVSMAERVANELGDHGHKVGYQIRFDSTAKEDTKVKFMTDGVLLREMMHDFKLTKYSSIIIDEAHERNINTDILIGMLSRCVRLRAKLHKENPIEHKKLKLIIMSATLRVSDFSENKTLFPIAPPVLQVDARQFPVSIHFNRRTAFNYTDEAFRKTCKIHQKLPPGAILVFLTGQQEITHMVKRLRKEFPFKKNSKYNKDLETPVSKMGINSKTTDLEAEDIDFSVQVIDQDKFKSAIRYEEDEGNSGNGEDEEDEEEEGFEEVLTEGQTANDPLYVLPLYSLLPTKEQMRVFQKPPQGSRLCIVATNVAETSLTIPGVRYVVDSGRSKERKYNESNGVQSFEVGWVSKASANQRSGRAGRTGPGHCYRLYSSAVFEHDFEQFSKPEILRMPVESIVLQMKSMAIHNIINFPFPTPPDRVALSKAIQLLQYLGALDNKEMITEDGKKMSLFPLSPRFSKMLLVSDEKACLPYIVAIVSALSVGDPFINEFELGINEISRKPNPDENLDDKIREHDESTPGMDPELKKELRSKFYKSRSQFSKLDKFSDVFRLLSVVSAMDYVPKEQKEIFMKKNFLRGKLMEEIVKLRKQLMYIIKSNTSKENIAVVIRNEDLKSDIPSVIQIKLLKQMICAGFVDHVAVRADVLFPDDAKITNRTSIINIPYIPVLATRTPNIEDCFVYIHPTSILNNLGEMPPKYMLYYSLHLGGNNKTRMNTLCDIASTPLANIARKGLLLTYSKPLTGQGLKTVNLSPTERYCYVVPRFGSTVDNDLKIGWDLNPIAVHQKKQKGQWTVIKFITRKGFQTITGEEKEKK, from the coding sequence ATGGGTACTTACAGAAAAAGGTTTAATGAAAAAGCCAGATCCGGCCATATGGCCAAATTAAAAGAACTGAAAAGAATTAGGAATAAGCAGTTCACTAGACAGGATGAAAACGATGAAAGAGTAGAAAACCCAGATTCAGCTCCCGCTGAGAGTTCTACTACGGAGCCAAATGCCAATGCGGAAATTCTTGAACCTCTcactgaagaagaaaagaaaatgaagaaaagaaaactacaGGAGTTATTTACCCCAAAGGAATCGAAAGTTTCGagattgaagaagaaaagactggataaatttattgaaCATCAATTAAAAAGAGAGGAAAGAAAGACAATTATTGGTAAACTTCAAGATTATAAGATAGATACAAGTTTGTTGACAAGCTCTAAAAGGTTAGGAGAGGGCAGGCAGactaaaaaggaagaattcaaagaagCACTGAGTTTAGAACGTCAAGGAAGAGGAAATGaacaaacaaatgaaaTATTATACGAAGAATATGAACCAAAAGTTTGGGATGAGTATGGTGAAGGAGGGAGCTCTGAGGATGATGACGGCGAAGATGATTTCGAGGCTTCATTTGGTAGTATGCCGAAACCAACGGACAATGAGGAGAAGAAATCATCAGGTTTTATTGATCATAGACCAGCAAAATTTGGTGGATCTGGTCTTAGCTTTGGGTTTAGCAATATAAAAGTCataaacaaagaaagcaaaactccgaagaagaaatataattGGAGACAACGAGTAGAAatggaagaattgaagaagcatgggaaagaagatgaaatggATTTCGACACGACAtctgaagatgatgacgaagagGAGGATcaggaagaagaagacaaaaTGCATCCTAGTGAAAACCCACtcgaagaagttgaaagCGCAGATAGTGAAACTGGCtcagaaaaatttgacCAAAATGATGTTGCTAACGAATTCAAGGATTGGGCcaatcaagaaataaaaaaattggaaggTAGAGATCAAGAGCTAGTTACTCCCACTTTGAACATCGATTATAAACCGATAATTAGAAAGGAAGATTTAGATGATGGTCTCCAAGAAGCTTATGTTCCAATAAACGAGAATTCCACCCGTAAAGCCTTCTATGTTGAAGTTAGCAGATCAGATGAAATTCAGAAAGCAAGAATTCAACTACCAGTATTTGGTGAAGAACACAAAATTATGGAGGCTATTCACCATAATGATGTAGTGATTATTTGTGGTGAAACGGGGTCAGGTAAGACTACACAAGTCCCACAATTTTTATATGAGGCTGGGTTTGGTGCCGAAGATTCTCCAGATTACCCAGGAATGGTGGGTATCACTCAACCAAGAAGAGTGGCCGCTGTGTCCATGGCTGAACGTGTAGCTAATGAATTGGGGGACCATGGTCATAAAGTAGGATACCAAATTAGGTTTGACTCTACCGCAAAGGAGGACACAAAGGTCAAGTTTATGACAGATGGTGTCTTGCTACGAGAAATGATGCACGATTTCAAGTTGACTAAATATTCCTCCATTATCATAGATGAAGCACATGAAAGAAACATTAACACTGATATTTTGATCGGTATGCTTAGCCGTTGTGTTCGGTTAAGAGCTAAACTACATAAGGAGAACCCGATCGAGCACAAGAAGCTAAAACTCATCATCATGTCAGCTACATTAAGGGTATCAGATTTCAGcgaaaacaaaacattGTTCCCCATAGCGCCCCCTGTCTTACAGGTTGATGCAAGGCAGTTTCCAGTCTCTATTCACTTTAATCGTAGAACTGCATTCAACTATACAGACGAGGCTTTCAGAAAGACTTGCAAAATTCACCAGAAACTTCCTCCTGGCGCTATATTGGTGTTTTTAACCGGTCAGCAGGAAATTACACACATGGTAAAAAGGCTAAGAAAGGAATTTCCTTTTAAGAAAAACTCCAAGTACAACAAAGATTTAGAAACACCCGTTTCTAAAATGGGTAtcaattcaaaaacaacagATTTGGAGGCTGAGGATATAGACTTCAGTGTACAAGTTATCGATCAAGATAAGTTCAAGAGCGCGATAAGAtacgaagaagatgaaggtAACAGTGGAAACGgtgaagatgaggaagacgaagaggaagaagggTTTGAAGAAGTCCTAACTGAAGGGCAAACAGCTAACGATCCTTTATATGTCCTTCCACTGTATTCTCTATTACCAACCAAGGAACAAATGAGAGTCTTTCAAAAACCTCCTCAAGGTTCTAGGCTTTGTATTGTTGCAACAAATGTTGCAGAAACATCGTTAACTATACCTGGAGTTAGATATGTTGTTGATTCCGGGAGGTCTAAAGAGCGTAAATATAATGAATCAAATGGCGTACAGAGTTTTGAAGTGGGCTGGGTAAGTAAAGCTAGTGCCAATCAAAGAAGCGGTAGAGCAGGTCGTACTGGACCAGGCCATTGTTACCGTTTATATTCGTCTGCTGTTTTTGAACATGATTTCGAACAGTTCTCTAAACCTGAAATCTTAAGAATGCCAGTGGAGAGCATCGTGTTACAAATGAAGAGCATGGCCATTCATAATATCATTAATTTTCCATTTCCAACTCCTCCAGATAGAGTTGCCCTTTCCAAGGCAATACAATTACTGCAATATTTAGGTGCTCTTGATAATAAGGAGATGATTACTGAAGatggtaaaaaaatgagcCTGTTCCCACTTTCACCCagattttccaaaatgTTACTTGTTTCTGACGAAAAAGCCTGCCTTCCTTATATTGTAGCAATTGTTAGTGCCCTTTCGGTGGGAGATCCTTTTATCAATGAATTTGAGTTGGGAATAAACGAAATTTCTAGAAAACCAAATCCAGATGAAAATCTAGATGATAAGATTAGAGAGCACGATGAATCAACACCAGGTATGGATCCTGAACTGAAAAAGGAATTGCGCAGTAAATTCTATAAAAGCAGGAGTCAGTTTAGTAAATTAGACAAATTTAGTGACGTATTCCGTTTATTAAGTGTTGTAAGTGCAATGGACTACGTTCCAAaggaacaaaaagaaatattcatgaagaaaaattttttaagaGGCAAACTAATGGAAGAAATAGTAAAATTGAGGAAGCAGTTAATGTATATCATCAAGTCCAACacttcaaaagaaaatattgccGTAGTAATTAGGAATGAAGACTTGAAAAGTGATATTCCAAGCGTCATACAAATAAAACTTTTAAAACAAATGATTTGCGCTGGTTTTGTCGACCATGTTGCCGTAAGAGCAGATGTTTTATTTCCAGATGATGCTAAGATAACCAACAGAACTTCCATAATCAACATTCCTTATATTCCTGTTTTGGCCACGAGAACACCAAATATCGAGGACTGCTTTGTCTATATCCATCCGACTTCAATTTTAAATAATTTGGGGGAAATGCCACCCAAATACATGCTCTATTATTCCTTGCACCTTGGTGGAAATAATAAAACAAGGATGAATACTTTATGTGACATCGCAAGCACCCCCTTAGCGAACATAGCAAGAAAGGGACTTCTTTTGACATACAGTAAACCTCTGACTGGTCAAGGCTTGAAGACCGTTAATTTATCACCTACGGAACGGTATTGTTATGTGGTTCCTAGATTTGGATCCACAGTTGACAACGATCTCAAGATTGGTTGGGATTTAAATCCTATAGCAGTGCATcagaagaagcaaaaagGCCAGTGGACAGTCATTAAGTTTATCACCAGAAAGGGCTTCCAGACCATCACAGgtgaagagaaagaaaaaaaataa
- the DPI35 gene encoding Dpi35p (Putative mitochondrial hypothetical protein; DPI35 is not an essential gene), which yields MTYPKRIPINAWSEVHRVARPLIITFDAYNTLYATKLPVMEQYCIVGRKYGIKANPSTLTNNFPHVFKKLKEDYPQYGKYSGIKPEQWWSILIRNVFAPNEIPDEMINEILMRFEGFDSYFVYPDLIKFLKDLKSRHPDVILGIVSNTDPIFYKLLKNIGLFETFSGHIYLSYELNLAKPDRAIFQYALDDIISKQPHLLEKYTREEILQHCFHIGDELKNDLEGAEAAGWTGILLDRNDKYGFLSNSISKPMRDEYKLSIDKIDNNSINTWEANTKQTDTLQLSERKYVVSNLEVLEELFP from the coding sequence ATGACCTATCCGAAAAGAATACCTATAAATGCGTGGTCTGAAGTTCATAGGGTGGCAAGGCCACTAATTATTACTTTCGACGCATATAATACACTATACGCCACAAAACTTCCCGTCATGGAACAATACTGCATTGTTGGGCGTAAATATGGTATCAAGGCGAATCCTTCGACTTTAACAAACAATTTTCCACACGTTTTTAAAAAACTGAAGGAAGACTATCCCCAATACGGAAAATATTCTGGTATCAAGCCCGAACAATGGTGGTCCATCTTGATTAGGAACGTCTTCGCACCAAACGAAATTCCCGATGAGATGataaatgaaatattaATGCGGTTTGAGGGCTTCGATTCGTATTTTGTTTATCCAGATTTgatcaaatttttaaaggaTTTGAAGTCAAGACATCCTGATGTTATCTTAGGAATAGTAAGCAATACTGATCCAATTTTTTACAAATTATTAAAGAATATCGGATTATTTGAGACATTTTCCGGTCACATTTATTTATCATATGAGCTTAATCTCGCCAAACCTGATAGAGCAATATTTCAATATGCGCTTGACGATATTATATCTAAACAACCTCATTTACTCGAAAAGTACACCAGGGAGGAAATTCTACAGCATTGCTTTCACATCGGAGATGAATTAAAGAACGATCTCGAAGGGGCAGAAGCTGCCGGTTGGACTGGTATACTGTTAGATAGAAATGATAAATACGGGTTTCTTTCAAACTCGATTAGTAAACCAATGCGGGACGAATACAAGCTGTCAATTGATAAAATAGATAATAATTCAATAAACACTTGGGAAGCCAATACTAAGCAAACTGACACGTTACAGTTGAGTGAAAGAAAGTACGTTGTTTCGAATCTTGAGGTTTTAGAGGAACTCTTTCCCTGA
- the RRB1 gene encoding ribosome biosynthesis protein RRB1 (Specific assembly chaperone for ribosomal protein Rpl3p; co-translationally associates with nascent Rpl3p, preventing aggregation, and facilitating nuclear import; required for biogenesis of preribosomal particles; essential gene; contains five WD-repeat motifs), producing MSKRSIEVNEEQDRVVSAKTESHSVPAIPASEEQDAPKNDLEEQLSDEFDSDGEIIEIDGDDEINDEDDLRKKQEEAETLVQKDQSEGNKEKIQELYLPHMSRPLGPDEVLEADPTVYEMLHNVNMPWPCLTLDVIPDTLGSERRNYPQSILLTTATQSSRKKENELMVLALSNLAKTLLKDDNEGEDDEEDDEDDVDPVIENENIPLRDTTNRLKVSPFAISNQEVLTATMSENGDVYIYNLAPQSKAFSTPGYQIPKSAKRPIHTVKNHGNVEGYGLDWSPLIKTGALLSGDCSGQIYFTQRHTSRWVTDKQPFTVSNNKSIEDIQWSRTESTVFATAGCDGYIRIWDTRSKKHKPAISVKASNTDVNVISWSDKIGYLLASGDDNGTWGVWDLRQFTPSNADAVQPVAQYDFHKGAITSIAFNPLDESIVAVGSEDNTVTLWDLSVEADDEEIKQQAAETKELQEIPPQLLFVHWQKEVKDVKWHKQIPGCLVSTGTDGLNVWKTISV from the coding sequence ATGTCGAAAAGGTCTATCGAGGTCAACGAGGAACAAGATAGAGTGGTCTCTGCTAAAACAGAATCTCACTCTGTTCCTGCTATTCCCGCCTCTGAAGAGCAAGATGCTCCCAAGAATGACCTAGAAGAACAATTGAGtgatgaatttgatagTGATGgtgaaattattgaaattgatgGCGATGATGAGATTAATGACGAAGATGACCTTAGGAAAAAGCaagaagaagctgaaacTTTAGTACAAAAGGACCAATCCGAAGgcaacaaagaaaagatccAGGAGCTTTACTTACCCCATATGTCTCGTCCATTAGGGCCAGATGAAGTCCTTGAGGCTGATCCCACTGTTTATGAAATGCTACATAATGTCAATATGCCATGGCCATGCTTGACATTAGATGTCATTCCAGATACACTAGGTTCTGAACGTAGAAACTATCCACAGTCTATTTTGTTGACCACGGCTACTCAATCTTCCAGGAAAAAGGAGAATGAACTAATGGTTCTAGCACTTTCTAATTTAGCGAAAACACTTTTGAAAGACGATAATGAAggtgaagatgatgaagaggatgatgaagatgatgtGGATCCAGTCATtgagaatgaaaatatacCATTGAGAGATACAACCAATAGATTAAAGGTTTCTCCTTTTGCCATTTCTAATCAAGAGGTGTTAACCGCTACAATGAGCGAAAATGGTGatgtttatatatacaatcTAGCTCCACAAAGCAAAGCTTTTTCCACACCAGGTTATCAGATTCCGAAGTCTGCTAAGCGTCCTATTCACACTGTAAAAAATCATGGGAATGTTGAAGGCTACGGGTTGGATTGGTCACCATTGATCAAGACTGGTGCGTTACTATCAGGTGATTGCTCAGGACAAATATATTTTACCCAAAGGCACACATCGAGATGGGTGACTGATAAACAACCATTTACTGTTTCAAACAATAAATCCATAGAAGATATCCAGTGGTCTCGCACTGAATCCACCGTTTTTGCAACCGCAGGATGTGATGGATATATAAGGATTTGGGACACAAGatcaaaaaaacataaacCTGCTATCTCTGTTAAAGCTTCTAATACTGACGTAAATGTCATAAGTTGGAGTGATAAAATTGGTTACTTGCTAGCAAGCGGTGACGATAACGGTACATGGGGAGTATGGGATTTAAGACAGTTTACGCCAAGTAATGCTGACGCCGTCCAACCGGTTGCTCAATATGACTTCCATAAGGGAGCCATTACTTCCATTGCATTCAACCCATTAGATGAGTCTATCGTTGCGGTAGGCTCAGAAGATAATACTGTGACTTTGTGGGATTTGTCTGTAGAAGCTGACGATGAGGAAATTAAACAACAGGCCGCCGAAACAAAAGAGCTACAAGAAATTCCACCACAATTATTGTTTGTTCACTGGCAAAAGGAAGTTAAAGATGTCAAATGGCATAAGCAAATCCCAGGTTGTTTAGTAAGTACCGGTACTGACGGTTTGAACGTCTGGAAAACAATCAGTGTCTAA
- the POM152 gene encoding Pom152p (Glycoprotein subunit of transmembrane ring of nuclear pore complex; contributes to nucleocytoplasmic transport, nuclear pore complex (NPC) biogenesis and spindle pole body duplication; type II transmembrane protein composed of N-terminal cytosolic and C-terminal nuclear envelope lumenal domains; homologous to human NUP210), which produces MEHRYNVFNDTPRGNHWMGSSVSGSPRPSYSSRPNVNTTRRFQYSDDEPAEKIRPLRSRSFKSTESNISDEKSRISERDSKDRYINGDKKVDIYSLPLISTDVLEISKQRTFAVILFLIIQCYKIYDLVILKSGLPLSGLLFKNYRFNFISKYFIIDSFFLYVLPSFNIPRLTFKPWVVYLQILAMLLLNIFISSDHEFVLISLIMTTWRKLYTKELSVTGSAINHHRIFDSSAHFKGALTIKILPENTAMFNPLHESYCLPMDTNLFKINSIDVPIRINSTEEIEYIELEYRDLYTNSVELRSLSKKDFKIIDNPKSFLKKDQSVLKSHSNDFEEGSTIRYLAVTLQDIGFYQIKKIVDSKKLNLKIHQSHLVVPYCPIASITGTGSNDRCIGDSDNVSFEIQGVPPMKLAYSKIVNGQTFSYVDSSLQPEYFESPLQSSKSKQSFTQGELNDLKWGRNQPVNINLDSSITQDGKFAYKIDKITDGLGNVVDFTSLPEELKKRYDLSYNFNVHEVPRAALEERFDPKSPTKRSIAIVFEEIKNWISDIPYVISLSYTDAQDKSKKIMNVTTDSLTKVLQADLPGSYNLEYIESKFCPGEIVGKSNVLVTMPVAPTMEVKSFPILDQCVGQVGLNFELSFTGAPPYYYNTKIYKLENGERKLYDAKRYTSEGTRNRFSYSPPKEGNYEIVFDTVSNKLFTEPIKLEPVKEYTFKTSMRVKPSASLKLHHDLKLCLGDHSSVPVALKGQGPFTLTYDIIETFSSKRKTFEIKEIKTNEYVIKTPVFTTGGDYILSLVSIKDSTGCVVGLSQPDAKIQVRRDIPSAAFNFFEPIKEAKIKHGSVTEIPLKLSGEGPFTVKFKHMDYDGNIVKEFENKFQNSYKPALKVSKEGLYQLVDIRDSSCQGNVIYRNSLYKVSFLEKPKFAIQDNHHITKVTENLFSKEEVCQGMEGTVDLALFGSPPFILEYDLMAPNGHISTKKIQVATKYASLKLPNQIPGEYITTIKAIFDGNYGESDIHFREHQSELIIKQTVHPIPDVAFADGGKTLRACAANVDQISFLEPINLKFLQGESPFSITFSVYHESTSRTDQYTIDNIDSENFSFEKLYEGMKLGNHAITIDSVVDANGCVNSLISGPRNQILVSITDAPKIHILDPSTEYCVGDYVAYQLNGVAPFMIKYEFNGIPLKSKERSSQFVRLASEPGIISITSLQDSSSQCIVDFTNPKLKSEFDDLSLNIHPIPSVTVSQGNYVTEDIREGDQAEVIFSFEGTPPFSLTYVRTEETDGKHGKRRSQVVETHKVTDIYSHEYKVITSLQGTYEAIEITDAYCFAKNDLFFNN; this is translated from the coding sequence ATGGAGCACAGATATAACGTGTTTAATGATACTCCACGAGGGAACCATTGGATGGGCAGTTCTGTGTCAGGATCACCACGTCCATCTTATAGCAGTCGTCCTAATGTAAACACAACACGACGCTTCCAATATAGTGACGATGAGCCCGCTGAGAAAATCCGACCTTTACGCTCGAGGAGCTTTAAAAGTACTGAAAGTAACATAAGCGATGAAAAATCAAGGATATCTGAACGTGACAGCAAAGACCGCTACATTAATGGTGATAAAAAGGTAGACATTTATTCACTGCCTCTAATATCAACCGATGTTTTAGAAATTTCCAAACAAAGGACATTTGCGgtgatattgtttttaataattCAATGTTATAAAATATATGACCTGGTAATACTTAAATCGGGGTTACCGCTTTCGGGTTTACTGTTTAAGAACTATCGATTTAATTTCATATCCAAGTATTTCATTATAGATTCCTTCTTCCTGTATGTTTTACCATCCTTTAACATTCCTAGGTTGACTTTTAAGCCATGGGTTGTTTATCTCCAGATTTTAGCTATGCTACTATTGAACATTTTCATATCAAGCGATCACGAGTTCgttttgatttcattaaTTATGACCACATGGAGAAAACTTTATACGAAAGAATTAAGTGTAACAGGTTCAGCCATTAACCATCATCGTATTTTTGATTCTTCCGCTCATTTTAAGGGTGCTCTAACAATCAAGATCCTACCTGAAAACACAGCTATGTTTAATCCTCTTCATGAATCATATTGTTTGCCCATGGATACCAatctttttaaaattaacTCAATTGACGTACCCATCAGAATAAACTCAACTGAAGAGATTGAATATATCGAGTTGGAATATAGAGATCTTTACACAAATTCGGTAGAGTTACGGTCTTTGAGTAAGAAAGACTTCAAAATCATCGATAACCCCAAAtcctttttaaaaaaagatcagTCAGTTCTAAAGTCACATTCAAacgattttgaagaaggcAGTACAATTCGTTATTTGGCTGTAACTCTTCAAGATATTGGCTTTtatcaaatcaaaaaaattgttgattcaaaaaaactgaatTTAAAGATCCATCAGTCACACTTGGTTGTACCCTACTGTCCAATTGCATCTATTACTGGAACTGGAAGCAATGATAGATGTATTGGCGATTCAGATaatgtttcttttgaaattcaaggTGTGCCCCCAATGAAATTAGCATACTCTAAGATCGTTAATGgtcaaactttttcataTGTAGACTCCAGCTTGCAAccagaatattttgagtCTCCTTTGCAGTCAAGCAAATCCAAACAAAGTTTTACTCAAGGAGAACTAAACGATTTGAAATGGGGAAGAAACCAACCTGTTAATATTAATTTAGACTCTTCCATTACCCAGGACGGCAAATTTGCAtataaaattgataaaataaCTGATGGTCTGGGAAATGTCGTGGATTTTACATCTCTCCCTgaagaattaaaaaagCGCTATGATCTATCTTATAATTTCAATGTTCATGAGGTTCCACGTGCAGCGCTAGAAGAAAGATTTGATCCAAAGTCACCCACAAAAAGGTCTATTGCCATCgtgtttgaagaaatcaaaaactgGATTTCAGACATTCCATATGTTATTAGCCTATCCTATACTGATGCACAAGACAAGTCgaaaaagataatgaatGTTACTACAGATTCTTTGACCAAAGTGTTGCAAGCGGATCTTCCGGGGTCATATAACTTAGAATATATTGAATCTAAGTTTTGTCCAGGTGAAATTGTGGGTAAATCAAACGTTCTTGTAACTATGCCAGTTGCACCTACTATGGAAGTTAAATCATTTCCAATATTGGACCAGTGTGTGGGACAGGTTGGTCTAAACTTTGAACTATCTTTTACTGGGGCTCCACCATACTATTATAACACTAAAATCTATAAGCTTGAAAACGGTGAAAGAAAGTTATATGATGCAAAGAGATACACCTCTGAAGGTACGAGAAATCGCTTCAGCTATAGTCCACCTAAAGAAGGTAACTATGAAATCGTGTTTGATACTGTTTCTAATAAATTATTCACTGAACCAATCAAATTGGAACCTGTAAAAGAATATACTTTCAAGACATCAATGAGGGTGAAACCAAGCGCATCACTAAAATTACACCATGATTTGAAACTCTGTTTGGGTGACCACAGCAGTGTCCCAGTAGCACTAAAAGGCCAAGGCCCTTTTACGTTAACATATGATAtcattgaaactttttctaGCAAGAggaaaacttttgaaattaaagaaataaaaaccAACGAATATGTCATTAAAACACCAGTCTTTACTACTGGTGGTGATTATATTCTATCTTTGGTTTCTATCAAGGATTCTACCGGCTGTGTAGTTGGACTCAGCCAACCAGATGCTAAAATACAGGTGAGGAGAGATATTCCATCTGCTgcattcaatttttttgaacctATCAAAGAAGCTAAAATTAAGCACGGTTCTGTCACTGAAATTCCGCTCAAATTAAGTGGAGAGGGGCCATTCACCGTTAAGTTTAAACACATGGATTACGATGGAAACATTgtgaaagaatttgaaaacaaatttcAGAATAGTTATAAGCCCGCTTTGAAAGTAAGTAAAGAAGGGCTTTACCAATTGGTCGATATTCGTGACTCAAGTTGCCAAGGTAATGTGATTTACCGGAACAGTCTGTATAAGGTATCTTTCTTGGAGAAGCCAAAATTTGCAATTCAAGACAATCATCACATTACAAAAGTAACGGAAAATTTATTctctaaagaagaagtcTGTCAAGGGATGGAAGGTACGGTTGATTTGGCTCTATTTGGTTCTCCACCATTCATATTAGAATATGATTTGATGGCACCCAACGGTCATATTtctacaaaaaaaattcaggtGGCAACCAAATACGCTTCACTGAAACTGCCTAATCAAATTCCTGGAGAGTACATAACTACTATTAAGGCCATCTTCGATGGCAATTATGGTGAAAGCGACATACATTTTAGAGAACATCAGTCGGAGCTCATAATCAAACAGACAGTGCACCCCATTCCAGACGTCGCCTTTGCTGATGGTGGTAAAACCTTGCGTGCATGTGCTGCTAATGTAGATCAAATCTCATTTTTGGAACcaataaatttgaaatttttacaagGCGAAAGCCCATTTTCAATCACCTTTAGCGTTTATCACGAGAGTACCAGTAGGACAGATCAGTATACCATTGACAACATTGACTCAGAGAACTTttcatttgaaaagttaTATGAAGGGATGAAGTTAGGTAACCATGCCATTACTATTGATTCTGTTGTTGACGCAAATGGTTGTGTTAACAGCCTCATATCTGGACCGCGTAATCAAATTCTTGTGTCAATTACTGATGCACCAAAGATACATATATTAGATCCTTCTACCGAGTATTGTGTTGGGGACTATGTTGCATATCAATTAAACGGTGTGGCACCTTTCATGATTAAGTATGAATTCAACGGTATTCCACTAAAATCTAAGGAACGCAGCTCCCAATTTGTTAGATTAGCATCTGAACCGGGCATTATATCTATCACTTCTTTACAGGATTCATCATCACAATGCATTGTCGACTTTACGAACCCTAAATTAAAGAGTGAATTTGATGACTTATCTTTAAACATACATCCTATTCCTTCCGTAACTGTTTCTCAAGGAAATTACGTTACTGAGGATATCCGCGAAGGTGACCAGGCTGAAGTAATCTTTTCGTTTGAAGGTACCCCACCATTCTCACTAACTTATGTAAGGACAGAAGAGACTGATGGAAAACACGGCAAAAGGAGGTCGCAGGTTGTTGAGACGCATAAAGTCACTGATATATATTCTCATGAATACAAGGTAATTACAAGCTTGCAAGGTACCTACGAGGCGATTGAAATTACAGATGCTTATTGTTTTGCCAAAaatgatctttttttcaataactAA